A genomic window from Levilactobacillus yonginensis includes:
- a CDS encoding universal stress protein, which produces MATTFKRILVGVDDSADALLAFDYAIHQAKKDDAELVIVSVLENDEMNVYQALDSDYIHGERDALKEHVKTYQQQAEAAGVTRVKVIVAEGEPGETIVKNVIPHVEPDLLVIGSIAKKGVSRHFGSQAAYMAKYAKISVMVVR; this is translated from the coding sequence ATGGCAACGACTTTTAAACGAATTTTAGTTGGCGTTGATGATTCAGCAGACGCCTTATTAGCCTTTGATTACGCAATTCATCAGGCAAAGAAGGACGATGCTGAGCTCGTCATTGTCTCCGTGTTGGAAAATGATGAAATGAACGTGTACCAGGCACTGGACAGTGATTACATCCACGGGGAACGGGATGCACTGAAGGAACACGTGAAAACCTATCAACAACAGGCTGAAGCAGCGGGCGTTACCAGGGTTAAGGTGATCGTCGCTGAGGGAGAACCTGGTGAAACAATTGTGAAGAATGTGATTCCTCACGTTGAACCGGATTTACTGGTCATTGGATCAATTGCCAAGAAAGGTGTTAGCCGACATTTTGGGAGCCAAGCAGCTTACATGGCCAAGTACGCCAAGATTTCGGTCATGGTGGTCCGTTAA
- a CDS encoding Nramp family divalent metal transporter — protein sequence MDKEKKHKLIEYANGRSLEEINGTVKVPKDLGFWKTLFAYSGPGALVAVGYMDPGNWSTSITGGQNFQYLLMSVILMSSLIAMLLQYMAAKLGIVSQMDLAQAIRARTSKSLGVVLWLLTELAIMATDIAEVIGAAIALYLLFHIPLVIAVFITVFDVLLLLLLTKVGFRKIEAIVVCLIMVILFVFVYQVALSKPDWLGVAKGLIPTTKTFSTGTQVSGMTPLNGALGIIGATVMPHNLYLHSAISQTRSIDHNDEDDVARTVKFAGLDSNIQLTFAFFVNALLLIMGVAVFKTGAVKDPSFFGLFHALSDTSTMSNGLLSSVARTGVLSTLFAVALLASGQNSTITGTLSGQVIMEGFVHMRMPLWLRRLVTRLLSVIPVLICVVLTSGKSDIAEHEALNDLMNNSQVFLAFALPFSMLPLLMMTDSKLEMGERFKNSWWLKILGWFSVISLTFLNMEGLPGQVQGFFGSNVTGDKLLLANGIAYVLIFAVLALLTWTVVDLHRGNRRLAAAKAKDLE from the coding sequence ATGGACAAGGAAAAGAAACATAAGTTGATTGAGTATGCCAATGGTCGGTCACTGGAAGAAATCAATGGCACGGTCAAGGTTCCCAAGGATCTGGGATTTTGGAAAACGTTGTTTGCTTATTCTGGACCTGGTGCGTTGGTTGCCGTGGGGTATATGGATCCTGGGAACTGGTCGACTTCCATTACTGGTGGCCAAAACTTTCAATATTTATTGATGTCTGTCATCTTGATGTCAAGTTTGATTGCGATGCTCTTACAGTACATGGCAGCTAAACTTGGCATCGTGAGTCAGATGGATTTGGCCCAAGCCATTCGGGCTCGAACCAGTAAGTCATTGGGCGTAGTTTTGTGGTTACTCACGGAGTTAGCCATTATGGCGACGGATATTGCCGAGGTCATTGGGGCAGCAATCGCGTTGTATCTGCTCTTTCACATTCCGTTGGTCATTGCCGTCTTTATCACGGTGTTCGATGTGCTGTTACTCTTGTTATTAACGAAGGTGGGATTCCGGAAGATTGAAGCAATTGTTGTTTGTTTGATCATGGTAATTTTGTTCGTCTTCGTTTATCAAGTTGCGCTGTCTAAGCCAGATTGGTTAGGGGTGGCCAAAGGATTGATTCCAACGACTAAGACGTTCTCCACGGGTACGCAGGTCAGTGGGATGACGCCGTTGAACGGAGCTTTGGGAATCATCGGTGCAACCGTCATGCCACATAACTTATACCTGCACTCGGCTATTTCTCAAACCCGGTCGATCGATCACAATGATGAAGACGATGTGGCGCGGACGGTTAAATTTGCAGGGCTGGATTCAAACATTCAGCTGACCTTTGCCTTCTTTGTCAACGCTTTACTTCTGATTATGGGGGTCGCGGTCTTCAAGACTGGCGCGGTCAAGGATCCATCGTTCTTCGGGCTGTTCCATGCCTTGTCAGACACTAGCACCATGAGCAACGGGTTGTTGAGTAGTGTTGCACGGACCGGTGTTTTGTCTACGCTGTTTGCAGTGGCCTTGTTAGCTTCCGGGCAAAATTCTACGATTACTGGGACGCTATCTGGGCAAGTTATCATGGAAGGTTTCGTCCACATGCGGATGCCCTTGTGGCTGCGGCGGCTGGTGACCCGGTTATTGTCCGTGATTCCCGTCTTGATCTGTGTCGTGTTGACCAGTGGTAAGAGCGACATTGCTGAACACGAGGCCCTCAACGACTTAATGAACAATTCACAAGTCTTTCTAGCGTTTGCGTTACCGTTCTCGATGTTACCGTTGCTGATGATGACGGATAGCAAGTTGGAAATGGGAGAACGGTTCAAGAATTCTTGGTGGCTAAAGATTCTGGGTTGGTTTTCCGTGATCAGCCTGACCTTTCTGAATATGGAAGGCTTGCCGGGTCAGGTCCAGGGCTTCTTTGGGAGCAATGTGACGGGCGACAAGTTGCTGCTGGCCAATGGCATTGCTTACGTATTGATTTTTGCAGTGTTGGCGTTGTTGACGTGGACGGTGGTCGATTTACACCGCGGTAATCGGCGACTGGCGGCAGCTAAAGCTAAGGATTTAGAGTAG
- a CDS encoding universal stress protein: protein MPTTFKRILVGVDDSADALLAFDYAIHQAVRDEAELVIVSVLENETMSVYQVLDNDYIHGEYDELKAHIQRYQQQARDAGVKHVRMMIAEGEPGETIVKDVIPQVQPDILVVGSIAKKGVSRHFGSQAAYMAKYAPVSVLVVR from the coding sequence ATGCCAACAACTTTCAAAAGAATTTTAGTTGGGGTGGATGATTCGGCGGACGCCTTACTAGCCTTTGATTACGCGATTCATCAAGCGGTTCGGGATGAGGCGGAGCTAGTGATCGTGTCAGTCCTAGAAAATGAAACGATGAGTGTTTATCAAGTTTTGGACAATGACTATATTCATGGCGAATATGATGAATTGAAGGCGCACATTCAACGTTACCAGCAACAGGCTCGTGATGCTGGGGTTAAGCATGTGCGGATGATGATTGCGGAGGGTGAGCCCGGTGAAACGATCGTTAAGGATGTGATTCCCCAGGTGCAGCCAGATATTTTGGTGGTCGGATCGATTGCTAAGAAGGGTGTCAGTCGGCACTTTGGCAGTCAAGCGGCCTACATGGCCAAGTACGCACCCGTTTCGGTATTAGTCGTCCGGTAG
- a CDS encoding GMP reductase codes for MHPAEVFDYEDIQLIPNKCIIESRSEADTSIEFGPHRFKIPVVPANMETVINEPLAVWLAQHDYFYVMHRFQPEERRGFIERMHEKSLFASISVGVKPDEQAFIEELAAANLVPEYITIDIAHGHSDAVIRMIKQIKTHLPNSFVIAGNVGTPEAVRELENAGADATKVGIGPGKACITKLKTGFGTGGWQLAALRLCAKAARKPIIADGGIRYNGDIAKSVRFGASMVMIGSMLAGHEQSPGSLLTIDGRTFKQYWGSASEKQKGAYRNVEGKQMLVPFRGDIANTLNAMKEDLQSSISYAGGRNLLDIRTVDYVIVKSSILNGDSY; via the coding sequence ATGCATCCTGCTGAAGTATTTGATTACGAAGACATCCAATTAATTCCTAATAAATGTATCATTGAAAGCCGTAGCGAAGCCGATACCAGCATTGAATTTGGCCCCCACCGGTTTAAAATTCCCGTCGTACCGGCCAATATGGAAACGGTGATCAATGAACCGTTGGCGGTTTGGCTAGCGCAACATGATTATTTTTACGTGATGCACCGATTCCAACCCGAGGAACGACGCGGGTTTATCGAACGGATGCATGAAAAATCACTCTTTGCATCCATTAGTGTTGGGGTTAAACCCGACGAACAAGCTTTTATCGAAGAGTTAGCCGCTGCTAACTTGGTGCCAGAATACATTACCATCGACATTGCTCACGGCCATAGTGACGCGGTGATTCGTATGATCAAGCAAATCAAAACACACCTGCCAAACAGTTTCGTCATTGCCGGTAACGTTGGTACCCCCGAAGCTGTCCGTGAACTGGAAAATGCTGGTGCCGACGCTACTAAAGTTGGTATTGGTCCTGGTAAGGCCTGCATCACGAAGCTCAAGACCGGATTCGGGACTGGTGGTTGGCAACTAGCAGCCCTACGGCTATGTGCCAAGGCTGCCCGCAAGCCAATCATTGCCGACGGTGGTATCCGGTATAACGGGGACATCGCTAAGTCAGTTCGATTTGGCGCTAGCATGGTCATGATTGGTTCAATGCTGGCCGGTCACGAACAATCCCCTGGTAGTTTACTGACCATCGACGGTCGGACCTTCAAGCAATACTGGGGTTCCGCCTCTGAAAAACAAAAGGGCGCCTACCGTAACGTCGAAGGTAAGCAAATGTTGGTCCCATTCCGTGGTGATATTGCGAACACGCTCAACGCTATGAAAGAGGACCTACAATCCTCTATTTCCTACGCGGGCGGTCGTAATCTCTTGGATATTCGAACGGTCGACTACGTCATCGTTAAGAGTTCCATCTTGAATGGCGATAGTTATTAA
- a CDS encoding adenylosuccinate synthase, whose protein sequence is MSSTVVVGSQWGDEGKGKITDFLSEKADVIARYQGGDNAGHTIVFNGQTFKLRLIPSGIFYADKTSVIGNGVVLNPESLIEELAYLNEHGVATDNLRISNRAHVILPYHILLDQAQEKAKENKIGTTNKGIGPAYMDKAERIGIRVADLLDHDIFADKLRQNLIEKNNVLTKLYDEEPLDFDEVFNKYYALGQQIKNHVTDTSVVINDAIDAGKNVLFEGAQGVMLDIDHGTYPFVTSSNPVAGGVTIGSGVGPTKIDHVVGVCKAYTSRVGDGPFPTELFDEIGDTIREVGHEYGTVTKRPRRIGWFDSVVLRHAKRVSGLTSLSLNCLDVLTGLKTLKLCTAYELNGETIYHYPASLVDLDACQPIYEEFPGWTEDITHCHSVEELPVNAQNYVKRLAELVGVDLATLSVGPDREQTNILQDVWNA, encoded by the coding sequence ATGTCATCAACAGTAGTAGTTGGTAGTCAATGGGGCGATGAAGGTAAAGGAAAGATCACGGATTTTCTAAGTGAGAAGGCTGATGTCATTGCCCGCTACCAAGGTGGTGACAATGCCGGTCATACCATCGTCTTCAATGGTCAGACGTTCAAGTTACGCTTGATTCCTTCAGGGATCTTCTACGCCGACAAGACCAGCGTGATTGGTAACGGTGTCGTCTTAAATCCAGAATCTTTAATTGAAGAATTGGCCTACCTTAACGAACATGGCGTCGCAACCGATAATTTACGAATCTCTAACCGGGCCCACGTCATCTTGCCCTACCATATCCTGTTAGATCAGGCCCAAGAAAAGGCTAAGGAAAACAAGATTGGGACCACGAACAAGGGAATCGGCCCTGCCTACATGGACAAGGCTGAACGAATTGGTATTCGGGTGGCCGACTTATTGGACCACGATATCTTTGCGGACAAGCTACGCCAAAACTTAATCGAAAAGAACAATGTTTTAACCAAATTATATGATGAAGAACCTTTAGACTTTGATGAAGTCTTCAATAAATACTACGCCCTCGGGCAACAAATCAAAAACCATGTCACCGACACCTCCGTTGTCATCAATGACGCTATCGACGCTGGCAAGAACGTCCTCTTTGAAGGTGCTCAAGGCGTTATGCTCGATATTGACCACGGAACTTACCCATTCGTTACGTCATCCAACCCGGTTGCTGGTGGCGTTACCATCGGTTCCGGTGTCGGCCCTACTAAAATCGACCACGTTGTCGGTGTTTGCAAAGCTTATACCTCCCGAGTTGGTGACGGGCCATTCCCAACTGAATTATTTGACGAAATTGGCGATACAATTCGCGAAGTTGGCCATGAATACGGAACGGTCACAAAACGACCTCGCCGAATCGGTTGGTTCGATAGTGTTGTCCTCCGTCACGCCAAGCGGGTTTCTGGCTTAACCAGTCTTTCATTGAACTGTTTAGACGTCTTAACCGGGTTAAAGACCCTGAAGTTATGTACTGCCTACGAATTAAACGGCGAAACCATCTACCACTATCCAGCCAGTTTGGTCGACCTGGACGCTTGTCAACCAATCTATGAAGAATTCCCTGGCTGGACGGAAGACATCACCCACTGTCATTCCGTTGAAGAACTGCCCGTTAACGCGCAAAACTACGTGAAGCGTTTAGCTGAATTAGTCGGTGTTGACCTGGCTACCCTTTCCGTCGGCCCGGACCGGGAACAAACCAACATTTTACAAGACGTCTGGAACGCCTAA